A single genomic interval of Lathyrus oleraceus cultivar Zhongwan6 chromosome 7, CAAS_Psat_ZW6_1.0, whole genome shotgun sequence harbors:
- the LOC127100344 gene encoding ubiquitin-conjugating enzyme E2 5, protein MMADYKAEMMNDGMQDFFLEFHRPKHNPYQEGAWKIRVELPDACPYKSSSIGFVSKIYHPNVDEMSCSVCLDVIKQNWIPIFGKHY, encoded by the exons ATGATGGCTGATTACAAGGCCGAGATGATGAATGATGGCATGCAAGATTTCTTTCTGGAATTTCACCGACCTAAACACA ATCCTTATCAGGAAGGTGCGTGGAAGATAAGAGTGGAGCTACCTGATGCTTGTCCTTACAAGTCTTCTTCTATTGGTTTTGTCAGCAAAATCTACCATCCTAATGTTGATGAAAT GTCTTGTTCAGTTTGCTTAGATGTTATTAAACAGAATTGGATTCCAATATTTGGCAAGCATTATTAA
- the LOC127100343 gene encoding AT-rich interactive domain-containing protein 2 isoform X1, translating into MANESSLDRVEAETFTDFHGNSSCLVEDRVDSTDHDKTKQKSLFCQFFPVYLKESCSRGNVRHLPVMLGDGQLLDLYQLFSLVKKNGGYDVVSRKGLWDSVIVELGLNLHVLASVKLIYDRYLNDFEGWLSKTNPKIDGNVDEEKFCNTDDVLRVEISAEKFHSSKRKRESLSEMITWMRDIAKHPFDPAAQPLPEPSKWKGCKGGQNFFVQMLKARDVLLVRKHSKPNSGSSSQKVKMHPAMYEDPVALGHQGTKKLRCSERIPIALKSRCSCCNSYPGNGNNCPLEKTASKPGVTGKKKSTAKPDVAGKKKSKPSWDDLHETLVSIGHRFQVEVPEWTGVASESDSKWLGTQVWPVKDDDLKATTESDLAGRGRRGKCSCNVQGSVDCVRFHIAENRMKLKHELGYVFYQCGFDRTGEGVSLQWTAEEEKKFKDFMMLNIPSEKKAFWINFWKNTFDDFQLKTRKDMLNYYFNVYLIQQRSYQNRVTPTDVDSDDDGDEFGSFCDGFGRRAIKHPSMEFMECSENTQCFDFE; encoded by the exons ATGGCAAATGAGTCTTCTCTTGATCGCGTTGAAGCTGAAACTTTTACTGATTTTCATGGAAACAGCAGTTGTCTTGTTGAGGATCGTGTTGATAGCACTGATCATGACAAAACTAAACAAAAATCTTTGTTTTGTCAATTTTTTCCGGTTTACCTAAAAGAGAGTTGTAGTAGAGGCAATGTGAGGCATCTGCCGGTGATGCTCGGTGACGGTCAATTGCTTGATTTATACCAACTTTTCTCCCTTGTAAAGAAAAATGGTGGGTATGATGTGGTATCTAGAAAAGGGTTGTGGGATTCTGTGATAGTTGAACTGGGTTTGAACCTTCATGTTTTGGCTTCGGTCAAATTGATTTATGATAGATATCTAAATGATTTCGAAGGCTGGCTCAGCAAAACCAATCCAAAGATTGATGGTAATGTAGATGAAGAAAAATTCTGTAATACGGATGATGTCTTGCGTGTTGAAATTTCTGCAGAGAAATTTCATTCTTCCAAACGCAAGCGAGAATCATTATCCGAAATGATAACCTGGATGAGGGATATTGCAAAACATCCGTTTGATCCTGCAGCCCAACCATTACCAGAACCTTCAAAGTGGAAGGGGTGTAAAGGAGGTCAGAACTTCTTTGTTCAGATGCTAAAGGCAAGGGACGTTCTCTTGGTGAGAAAGCATTCAAAACCAAACAGTGGATCATCTTCCCAG AAGGTGAAGATGCATCCTGCCATGTATGAGGATCCTGTTGCTCTTGGTCACCAAGGTACAAAGAAATTGAGATGTAGTGAAAGGATTCCTATTGCTCTTAAATCTCGCTGCAGTTGCTGCAATTCATATCCTGGTAATGGAAATAACTGTCCTCTGGAGAAAACAGCGTCCAAACCAGGTGTAACCGGAAAGAAAAAGTCAACTGCTAAACCAGATGTAGCTGGAAAGAAAAAATCTAAGCCATCTTGGGATGATCTTCATGAAACACTTGTTTCTATAGGTCATCGCTTCCAAGTGGAAGTCCCAGAATGGACTGGTGTAGCTTCTGAGAGTGACTCTAAATGGTTGGGCACACAAGTGTGGCCTGTTAAAGATGATGACTTAAAAGCTACTACTGAATCAGATCTTGCTGGGAGAGGAAGACGAGGTAAGTGTAGCTGCAATGTTCAAGGTTCTGTTGACTGTGTCAGATTTCATATTGCTGAAAACAGGATGAAACTGAAACATGAATTGGGTTATGTATTTTACCAATGTGGATTTGATCGAACGGGCGAGGGGGTTTCACTTCAATGGACAGCTGAAGAAGAAAAGAAATTTAAGGATTTCATGATGTTAAATATCCCCTCTGAAAAGAAGGCTTTTTGgataaatttttggaaaaatacATTCGATGACTTTCAATTGAAGACAAGAAAAGACATGTTAAACTATTACTTCAATGTTTATCTTATTCAACAAAGAAGCTATCAGAATCGTGTGACTCCAACGGACGTTGACAGCGACGACGACGGAGACGAATTTGGATCTTTTTGTGATGGATTTGGGAGAAGAGCTATCAAGCATCCATCTATGGAGTTCATGGAATGTTCAGAGAACACACAGTGTTTTGATTTTGAGTAG
- the LOC127100343 gene encoding AT-rich interactive domain-containing protein 2 isoform X2, translating to MLGDGQLLDLYQLFSLVKKNGGYDVVSRKGLWDSVIVELGLNLHVLASVKLIYDRYLNDFEGWLSKTNPKIDGNVDEEKFCNTDDVLRVEISAEKFHSSKRKRESLSEMITWMRDIAKHPFDPAAQPLPEPSKWKGCKGGQNFFVQMLKARDVLLVRKHSKPNSGSSSQKVKMHPAMYEDPVALGHQGTKKLRCSERIPIALKSRCSCCNSYPGNGNNCPLEKTASKPGVTGKKKSTAKPDVAGKKKSKPSWDDLHETLVSIGHRFQVEVPEWTGVASESDSKWLGTQVWPVKDDDLKATTESDLAGRGRRGKCSCNVQGSVDCVRFHIAENRMKLKHELGYVFYQCGFDRTGEGVSLQWTAEEEKKFKDFMMLNIPSEKKAFWINFWKNTFDDFQLKTRKDMLNYYFNVYLIQQRSYQNRVTPTDVDSDDDGDEFGSFCDGFGRRAIKHPSMEFMECSENTQCFDFE from the exons ATGCTCGGTGACGGTCAATTGCTTGATTTATACCAACTTTTCTCCCTTGTAAAGAAAAATGGTGGGTATGATGTGGTATCTAGAAAAGGGTTGTGGGATTCTGTGATAGTTGAACTGGGTTTGAACCTTCATGTTTTGGCTTCGGTCAAATTGATTTATGATAGATATCTAAATGATTTCGAAGGCTGGCTCAGCAAAACCAATCCAAAGATTGATGGTAATGTAGATGAAGAAAAATTCTGTAATACGGATGATGTCTTGCGTGTTGAAATTTCTGCAGAGAAATTTCATTCTTCCAAACGCAAGCGAGAATCATTATCCGAAATGATAACCTGGATGAGGGATATTGCAAAACATCCGTTTGATCCTGCAGCCCAACCATTACCAGAACCTTCAAAGTGGAAGGGGTGTAAAGGAGGTCAGAACTTCTTTGTTCAGATGCTAAAGGCAAGGGACGTTCTCTTGGTGAGAAAGCATTCAAAACCAAACAGTGGATCATCTTCCCAG AAGGTGAAGATGCATCCTGCCATGTATGAGGATCCTGTTGCTCTTGGTCACCAAGGTACAAAGAAATTGAGATGTAGTGAAAGGATTCCTATTGCTCTTAAATCTCGCTGCAGTTGCTGCAATTCATATCCTGGTAATGGAAATAACTGTCCTCTGGAGAAAACAGCGTCCAAACCAGGTGTAACCGGAAAGAAAAAGTCAACTGCTAAACCAGATGTAGCTGGAAAGAAAAAATCTAAGCCATCTTGGGATGATCTTCATGAAACACTTGTTTCTATAGGTCATCGCTTCCAAGTGGAAGTCCCAGAATGGACTGGTGTAGCTTCTGAGAGTGACTCTAAATGGTTGGGCACACAAGTGTGGCCTGTTAAAGATGATGACTTAAAAGCTACTACTGAATCAGATCTTGCTGGGAGAGGAAGACGAGGTAAGTGTAGCTGCAATGTTCAAGGTTCTGTTGACTGTGTCAGATTTCATATTGCTGAAAACAGGATGAAACTGAAACATGAATTGGGTTATGTATTTTACCAATGTGGATTTGATCGAACGGGCGAGGGGGTTTCACTTCAATGGACAGCTGAAGAAGAAAAGAAATTTAAGGATTTCATGATGTTAAATATCCCCTCTGAAAAGAAGGCTTTTTGgataaatttttggaaaaatacATTCGATGACTTTCAATTGAAGACAAGAAAAGACATGTTAAACTATTACTTCAATGTTTATCTTATTCAACAAAGAAGCTATCAGAATCGTGTGACTCCAACGGACGTTGACAGCGACGACGACGGAGACGAATTTGGATCTTTTTGTGATGGATTTGGGAGAAGAGCTATCAAGCATCCATCTATGGAGTTCATGGAATGTTCAGAGAACACACAGTGTTTTGATTTTGAGTAG